One genomic segment of Streptomyces sp. RerS4 includes these proteins:
- a CDS encoding DUF397 domain-containing protein: MSATPLSTGGLLHSARWRRSSRSTGMNNCVEAAALTGGLLAVRDSKRTDGPAVLFTGPAWDGFLASVRADVAL; this comes from the coding sequence GTGTCCGCAACCCCCTTATCCACCGGCGGACTTCTGCACAGCGCGCGGTGGCGGCGCAGCAGCCGCAGTACCGGAATGAACAACTGCGTGGAAGCGGCCGCCCTCACCGGCGGACTGCTGGCCGTCCGCGACTCCAAGCGGACGGACGGCCCGGCCGTGCTCTTCACCGGGCCGGCCTGGGACGGCTTCCTCGCCTCCGTACGGGCGGACGTGGCCCTCTGA
- a CDS encoding helix-turn-helix transcriptional regulator — protein sequence MQHGPAVRRRKLGEELRALRDRSGLTSGEVARILGWHQSKISRIETGRSGVKSQDIRLLLDAYGDVVSAQQRALLEALGASAAGPGANGDEERGRQWWHDYRGLLPQEYRDFISLEAGARSARTVELSVVPGLLQTSGYARAVTRAALGGLPEPKVDALVDVRLARQSVLRADPPLELSAVLDEAVLRRQIGGPEVMREQLRHLVEVARLPQVRLQVLPFTVGGHLGLTGPFVIFSFPNIADLDVVVLDHLTSSLYLERKEDLEAYSAAFRTIQAHALPPRDSSDLISSLADDT from the coding sequence ATGCAGCACGGTCCCGCCGTACGTCGACGCAAGCTCGGCGAGGAGCTGCGCGCCCTGCGCGACCGCTCCGGACTGACCAGCGGTGAGGTCGCCCGGATCCTCGGGTGGCACCAGTCGAAAATCAGCCGCATCGAGACCGGGCGCAGTGGCGTGAAGTCACAGGACATCCGGCTGCTGCTGGACGCCTACGGGGACGTGGTGAGCGCCCAGCAGCGCGCGCTGTTGGAGGCGCTCGGCGCGTCGGCGGCCGGGCCCGGGGCGAACGGTGACGAGGAGCGCGGGCGGCAGTGGTGGCACGACTACCGGGGGCTGCTCCCGCAGGAGTACCGCGACTTCATCAGCCTTGAGGCGGGGGCCCGCTCGGCCCGGACCGTGGAACTGTCGGTCGTGCCGGGGCTGTTGCAGACCTCCGGTTACGCGCGGGCCGTGACCCGGGCCGCGCTCGGCGGGCTGCCGGAGCCGAAGGTGGACGCGCTGGTCGACGTACGGCTGGCACGGCAGTCGGTGCTGCGGGCGGATCCGCCGCTGGAGCTGAGCGCCGTGCTGGACGAGGCGGTGCTGCGCCGGCAGATCGGCGGGCCGGAGGTGATGCGCGAGCAGCTGCGGCACCTGGTGGAGGTGGCGCGGCTGCCGCAAGTTCGCCTCCAGGTGCTGCCGTTCACCGTGGGGGGGCATCTCGGCCTGACAGGACCGTTCGTCATCTTCTCATTTCCGAACATCGCCGATCTGGATGTGGTGGTACTCGACCATTTGACGAGTAGCCTCTATCTGGAGCGGAAGGAAGACCTTGAGGCGTACAGCGCCGCGTTCCGCACCATCCAGGCGCACGCCCTCCCGCCCCGTGACTCGTCGGATCTCATCAGCTCACTCGCTGACGACACGTAA
- a CDS encoding urease subunit alpha, protein MAEITRQAYADLFGPTAGDRIRLADTDLFVEIERDLSGGPGNAGDEAVFGGGKVIRESMGQARTTRAEGAPDTVITGAVILDHWGVVKADLGIRDGRICGIGKAGNPDTMDGVDPALVIGPETEIIAGNGKILTAGAVDTHVHFISPTVVDEALASGITTLVGGGTGPAEGTKATTVTPGPWHLARMFAALEAHPVNIGLLGKGNTMSREALHSQLRGGALGFKIHEDWGSTPAVIDTCLSVADQTGAQVAIHTDTLNEAGFVDDTLAAIAGRTIHSYHTEGAGGGHAPDIITVVSQPNILPSSTNPTRPHTLNTVEEHLDMLMVCHHLNPAVPEDLAFAESRIRPSTIAAEDVLHDLGAISIISSDSQAMGRVGEVVLRTWQTAHVMKKRRGFLPGDGPADNQRARRYVAKYTINPAVAQGLAREIGSVETGKLADLVLWNPAFFGVKPELVVKGGQIALAQMGDANASIPTPQPVLPRPMFGARGGAPALNSINFTAQAALDDGLPERLGLGKAFVAIENTRKVSKTDMRGNDAMPHVHVDADTFTVTIDGEPVEPAPAAELPMAQRYFLF, encoded by the coding sequence ATGGCTGAGATCACGCGCCAGGCCTACGCCGACCTCTTCGGCCCGACGGCCGGCGACCGCATCCGCCTCGCCGACACCGACCTTTTCGTCGAGATCGAACGGGACCTCAGCGGCGGCCCCGGCAACGCGGGCGACGAGGCGGTCTTCGGCGGCGGCAAGGTCATCCGCGAGTCCATGGGACAGGCCCGCACCACCCGCGCCGAAGGCGCCCCCGACACGGTGATCACCGGCGCCGTCATCCTGGACCACTGGGGCGTCGTCAAGGCCGACCTCGGCATCCGCGACGGCCGCATCTGCGGCATCGGCAAGGCCGGCAACCCCGACACGATGGACGGCGTGGACCCCGCACTCGTCATCGGACCCGAAACCGAGATCATCGCGGGCAACGGGAAGATCCTCACCGCCGGGGCCGTCGACACCCACGTGCACTTCATCTCGCCGACCGTCGTCGACGAGGCCCTCGCCTCCGGCATCACCACGCTGGTCGGCGGCGGCACCGGACCCGCCGAGGGCACCAAGGCCACCACCGTCACCCCCGGACCCTGGCACCTGGCCCGGATGTTCGCCGCCCTGGAGGCCCACCCCGTCAACATCGGGCTGCTCGGCAAGGGCAACACGATGTCCCGCGAGGCCCTGCACTCCCAGCTGCGCGGCGGTGCGCTCGGCTTCAAGATCCACGAGGACTGGGGCTCCACGCCCGCCGTCATCGACACCTGCCTGAGCGTGGCCGACCAGACAGGCGCCCAGGTCGCCATCCACACCGACACCCTCAACGAGGCCGGTTTCGTGGACGACACCCTCGCGGCCATCGCCGGGCGGACCATCCACTCGTACCACACCGAGGGCGCGGGCGGCGGTCACGCGCCCGACATCATCACCGTGGTCTCCCAGCCCAACATCCTGCCCAGCTCCACCAACCCCACCCGGCCGCACACCCTCAACACCGTCGAGGAACACCTCGACATGCTGATGGTCTGCCACCACCTCAACCCCGCCGTCCCCGAGGACCTGGCCTTCGCCGAATCCCGGATCCGGCCCTCCACCATCGCCGCCGAGGACGTCCTCCACGACCTCGGGGCGATCTCGATCATCTCCTCCGACTCCCAGGCCATGGGCCGCGTCGGCGAGGTCGTGCTGCGCACCTGGCAGACCGCCCACGTGATGAAGAAGCGGCGCGGGTTCCTGCCCGGCGACGGCCCCGCCGACAACCAACGGGCCCGTCGCTACGTCGCCAAGTACACGATCAACCCCGCCGTGGCCCAGGGCCTCGCCCGGGAGATCGGCTCGGTCGAGACGGGCAAGCTCGCCGACCTCGTGCTGTGGAACCCGGCCTTCTTCGGGGTCAAGCCCGAACTGGTCGTCAAGGGAGGACAGATCGCCCTCGCCCAGATGGGCGACGCCAACGCCTCCATCCCCACCCCCCAGCCCGTCCTGCCGCGCCCCATGTTCGGCGCCCGGGGCGGCGCGCCCGCCCTCAACTCGATCAACTTCACCGCGCAGGCGGCCCTCGACGACGGGCTCCCCGAGCGCCTCGGCCTCGGCAAGGCGTTCGTCGCCATCGAGAACACCCGCAAGGTGAGCAAGACCGACATGCGCGGCAACGACGCCATGCCCCACGTCCACGTCGACG
- a CDS encoding urease subunit gamma has translation MQLTPHEQERLLIHVAADVAERRRARGVRLNHPEAVALITSHLLEGARDGRTVAELMASGRTVLSRAEVMEGIPEMIHDVQVEATFPDGTKLVTVHDPIV, from the coding sequence GTGCAACTGACACCCCATGAGCAGGAGAGACTCCTGATCCACGTCGCGGCCGACGTGGCCGAGCGACGCAGGGCGCGCGGAGTACGGCTCAACCACCCCGAAGCCGTGGCCCTGATCACCTCGCACCTCCTCGAAGGCGCCCGCGACGGGCGGACCGTGGCCGAGCTGATGGCCTCCGGCCGTACGGTGCTCAGCCGCGCGGAGGTCATGGAGGGCATCCCCGAGATGATCCACGACGTCCAGGTGGAGGCCACCTTCCCCGACGGCACCAAGCTCGTCACCGTCCACGACCCCATCGTCTGA
- a CDS encoding adenosylmethionine--8-amino-7-oxononanoate transaminase has product MPDQSALHDPLDRASDTAELLDLDRRHVWHPYGPMPGRQENLVVSSASGVRLRLAAPAQGREELIDGMSSWWSAIHGYNHPVLNEAATAQLGRMSHVMFGGLTHEPAVRLAARLVEITPAGLEHVFLSDSGSVSVEVAVKMCLQYWRSLGRTGKTRLLTWRGGYHGDTWQPMAVCDPEGGMHELWQGHLPRQVFADAPPGDFDTPLDPAYVDHLRSLIAAHADELAAVIVEPVVQGAGGMRFHNPGYLRVLRELCDEYGVLLILDEIATGFGRTGALFAADHAGITPDVMCLGKSLTGGYLSLAATVCTERVADGISRGEVPVLAHGPTFMGNPLATAVALASVDLLLDQDWAGEVKRIEAGLREGLAAASALPGVREVRVRGAIGVVQLDHPVDVWAATRAAVREGVWVRPFRDLIYTMPPFVTSDAEVARICRAVVAAAGEG; this is encoded by the coding sequence ATGCCTGATCAGTCCGCCCTGCACGACCCGCTCGACCGGGCGTCGGACACCGCCGAACTCCTCGACCTGGACCGGCGGCACGTCTGGCACCCGTACGGCCCGATGCCCGGACGGCAGGAGAACCTCGTGGTCTCCTCCGCCTCGGGCGTGCGGCTGCGGCTCGCCGCGCCCGCCCAGGGGCGGGAGGAGCTCATCGACGGCATGTCCTCCTGGTGGTCGGCCATCCACGGCTACAACCACCCGGTGCTCAACGAGGCGGCGACCGCGCAGCTCGGCCGGATGTCCCACGTGATGTTCGGCGGGCTCACGCACGAGCCCGCCGTCCGGCTCGCGGCCCGGCTCGTCGAGATCACCCCGGCCGGGCTGGAGCACGTGTTCCTGTCCGACTCGGGGTCGGTGTCCGTCGAAGTCGCCGTCAAGATGTGCCTGCAGTACTGGCGTTCGCTGGGGCGGACCGGCAAGACCCGGCTGCTGACCTGGCGCGGCGGCTATCACGGTGACACCTGGCAGCCGATGGCCGTCTGCGACCCCGAGGGTGGCATGCACGAGCTGTGGCAGGGCCACCTGCCCCGGCAGGTCTTCGCGGACGCCCCGCCCGGCGACTTCGACACCCCGCTCGACCCGGCGTACGTCGACCACCTGCGCTCCCTCATCGCGGCGCACGCCGACGAGCTGGCCGCCGTCATCGTGGAGCCGGTGGTGCAGGGCGCGGGCGGCATGCGCTTCCACAACCCGGGCTACCTGCGGGTGCTGCGCGAGCTGTGCGACGAGTACGGGGTCCTGTTGATCCTGGACGAGATCGCCACCGGCTTCGGGCGGACCGGCGCGCTGTTCGCCGCCGACCACGCGGGCATCACCCCGGACGTGATGTGCCTGGGCAAGTCCCTGACCGGCGGCTACCTCTCCCTCGCCGCCACCGTGTGCACGGAGCGGGTCGCCGACGGGATCTCGCGGGGCGAGGTGCCGGTGCTCGCGCACGGGCCGACGTTCATGGGCAACCCGCTCGCCACGGCGGTGGCCCTCGCCTCCGTCGACCTGCTGCTCGACCAGGACTGGGCGGGCGAGGTCAAGCGGATCGAAGCGGGCCTGCGCGAGGGCCTCGCGGCGGCCTCGGCGCTGCCGGGGGTGCGGGAGGTACGGGTGCGCGGCGCGATCGGCGTCGTCCAGCTGGATCACCCCGTCGATGTGTGGGCGGCGACCCGGGCGGCGGTCCGGGAGGGCGTGTGGGTGCGCCCGTTCCGCGACCTGATCTACACCATGCCGCCGTTCGTCACGTCGGACGCCGAGGTGGCCCGTATCTGCCGGGCGGTCGTCGCCGCGGCCGGGGAGGGCTGA
- a CDS encoding hemolysin family protein: MTEVLLLVVALLLCLACGAFVAAEFSLTTVERAELEKAVERGERGADSALTAVRSLTFQLSGAQLGITVTGLVIGMISKPSIAALLKGPFEAIGLSSSVASSTALVLGTVLSTVALMVVGELVPKNWAISSPLAVAKRVATTQRLFSLAFKPLITHLNTTANHLVRRLGLEPAEELASARTPQELVALARHSAKAGALEKDTAELFVRTLNLADLTAENVMTPRVQVTALDVQTTAEDVANATMATGLSRFPVYRGSLDTVVGTVHIKDVLALPAEERRHHPVSQLLRPPLLVPESLTVDRLLDRLSGKQTMAVVIDEYGGTAGVATLEDIVEEVVGEVRDEHDPHETSDLAPAGTDGSGRRLYSADGAARTDQLRHIGLRVPDGPYETLAGLIATELGRIPEVGDSLELDGWRLDVVDAGGRRAARVLLHMPAEPADGEGSPGTEGVR; encoded by the coding sequence ATGACCGAAGTGCTCCTACTCGTCGTGGCGCTGCTGCTCTGCCTTGCCTGTGGCGCCTTCGTCGCGGCCGAGTTCTCGTTGACGACCGTCGAGCGCGCCGAGCTGGAGAAGGCCGTCGAGCGCGGTGAGCGCGGCGCGGACAGCGCCCTGACCGCCGTACGCAGCCTCACCTTCCAGCTGTCCGGCGCCCAGCTCGGCATCACCGTGACCGGCCTGGTCATCGGCATGATCTCCAAGCCGTCCATCGCCGCCCTGCTCAAGGGCCCCTTCGAGGCCATCGGGCTCTCCTCCTCCGTCGCTTCCTCCACCGCCCTGGTGCTCGGCACCGTCCTGTCGACCGTCGCCCTGATGGTCGTCGGTGAACTGGTCCCGAAGAACTGGGCGATCTCGTCGCCGCTGGCCGTCGCCAAGCGGGTGGCCACGACGCAGCGCCTGTTCAGCCTGGCCTTCAAGCCCCTGATCACCCATCTCAACACCACCGCCAACCACCTGGTCCGACGCCTGGGTCTGGAGCCGGCCGAGGAGCTGGCCTCCGCGCGCACCCCGCAGGAGCTGGTCGCCCTGGCCCGGCACTCCGCGAAGGCGGGTGCCCTGGAGAAGGACACCGCCGAGCTGTTCGTGCGGACCCTGAACCTGGCCGACCTGACCGCGGAGAACGTGATGACCCCCCGCGTGCAGGTCACCGCCCTCGACGTGCAGACCACCGCCGAGGACGTGGCCAACGCGACCATGGCCACCGGCCTGTCGCGCTTCCCCGTCTACCGGGGCAGCCTCGACACCGTCGTCGGCACCGTCCACATCAAGGACGTGCTCGCCCTGCCCGCCGAGGAGCGCCGCCACCATCCCGTCTCGCAGCTGTTGCGCCCACCGCTGCTCGTACCCGAGTCGCTGACCGTGGACCGGCTGCTGGACCGGCTCTCCGGCAAGCAGACGATGGCCGTCGTGATCGACGAGTACGGTGGCACGGCCGGTGTGGCCACGCTGGAGGACATCGTCGAGGAGGTCGTCGGCGAGGTCCGCGACGAGCACGACCCGCACGAGACGTCCGACCTGGCCCCGGCCGGTACGGACGGCTCCGGGCGCCGGCTCTACTCCGCCGACGGCGCCGCCCGCACCGACCAGCTCCGGCACATCGGACTGCGGGTGCCGGACGGGCCGTACGAGACCCTGGCGGGGCTGATAGCGACCGAGCTGGGCCGCATTCCCGAGGTGGGTGACAGCCTGGAACTGGACGGTTGGCGCCTGGACGTGGTGGACGCGGGTGGGCGCCGGGCGGCGCGGGTGCTGTTGCACATGCCGGCCGAGCCCGCCGACGGCGAGGGCTCCCCGGGGACGGAGGGGGTCCGATGA
- a CDS encoding class I SAM-dependent methyltransferase, with product MPAAPPDPVHHPCFARFYARASAAAETHAGMASLRRELLRGVSGRVIEVGAGNGLNFAHYPRAVSEVVAIEPERTLRRLATTAALHAEVPVDLVPGVAEALPVKSEAFDVAVASLVLCTVRNLPRALSELHRVLRPDAELRFLEHGLAPGPGMAAVQRALDRTIWPRLFGGCHTARDPLASIEAAGFRIVSQRAFRLPERGPALPTSYCVIGSARRSAD from the coding sequence ATGCCGGCAGCTCCCCCCGACCCGGTCCACCACCCGTGCTTCGCCCGCTTCTACGCCCGCGCCAGCGCCGCCGCCGAGACGCACGCCGGGATGGCCTCGCTGCGCCGGGAGCTGCTGCGCGGCGTCTCCGGCCGGGTCATCGAGGTCGGCGCGGGCAACGGCCTGAACTTCGCGCACTACCCCCGCGCCGTGTCCGAGGTCGTCGCCATCGAGCCGGAGCGCACCCTGCGCCGCCTCGCCACGACCGCCGCGCTGCACGCCGAGGTGCCGGTGGACCTCGTACCGGGTGTGGCCGAGGCGCTCCCCGTCAAGAGCGAGGCCTTCGACGTGGCGGTGGCCTCCCTGGTGCTGTGCACCGTACGGAACCTGCCGCGCGCCCTCTCCGAGCTGCACCGGGTACTCCGCCCCGACGCCGAGCTGCGGTTCCTGGAGCACGGGCTCGCCCCCGGCCCCGGCATGGCCGCCGTGCAGCGCGCCCTGGACCGGACGATCTGGCCCCGCCTCTTCGGGGGCTGCCACACCGCCCGCGACCCCCTCGCCTCGATCGAGGCGGCGGGATTCCGGATCGTGTCGCAGCGCGCGTTCCGCCTCCCGGAGCGCGGCCCGGCGCTGCCCACGTCGTACTGCGTGATCGGCTCGGCCCGCCGCTCCGCCGACTAG
- the bioB gene encoding biotin synthase BioB, whose protein sequence is MDLLNTLVEKGLRRELPTREEALAVLATSDDELLDVVAAAGKVRRQWFGRRVKLNYLVNLKSGLCPEDCSYCSQRLGSKAEILKYTWLKPEEASQAAAAGVAGGAKRVCLVASGRGPTDRDVDRVGKTIAAIKEQNEGVEVCACLGLLSDGQAEKLRDAGADAYNHNLNTSEATYGSITKTHTYADRVDTVQKAHAAGLSACSGLIAGMGESDEDLVDVVYSLRELDPDSVPVNFLIPFEGTPLAKEWNLTPQRALRILAMVRFVCPDVEVRLAGGREVHLRSMQPLALHLVNSIFLGDYLTSEGQAGQADLDMIADAGFEVEGAGTSTLPAHRSDVAAAAPAGGMCGSAAPAEGASGGGCGSACGGCSGHGEAPAAERTPVAAAAATPGAAATPAAASAPAQAEAGEVRSDLVAVRRRGAGTDIAPNA, encoded by the coding sequence ATGGACCTGCTGAACACCCTGGTGGAAAAGGGACTGCGGCGCGAGCTGCCGACCCGTGAAGAGGCACTCGCCGTGCTGGCGACCTCTGACGACGAACTGCTCGACGTGGTGGCCGCGGCCGGCAAGGTGCGCCGCCAGTGGTTCGGGCGTCGCGTCAAGCTGAACTACCTGGTCAACCTCAAGTCGGGGCTGTGCCCCGAGGACTGCTCGTACTGCTCCCAGCGTCTGGGATCCAAGGCCGAGATCCTGAAGTACACGTGGCTGAAGCCGGAGGAGGCCTCCCAGGCCGCCGCGGCCGGCGTCGCCGGCGGCGCCAAGCGGGTCTGTCTGGTGGCGAGCGGACGCGGTCCGACGGACCGGGACGTGGACCGCGTCGGCAAGACGATCGCGGCCATCAAGGAGCAGAACGAGGGCGTCGAGGTATGCGCCTGCCTGGGTCTGCTCTCCGACGGTCAGGCCGAGAAGCTCCGCGACGCGGGTGCGGATGCCTACAACCACAACCTCAACACGTCCGAGGCCACGTACGGCTCGATCACCAAGACGCACACCTACGCGGACCGTGTCGATACGGTGCAGAAGGCGCACGCCGCCGGTCTGTCGGCCTGCTCGGGCCTGATCGCCGGCATGGGCGAGAGCGACGAGGACCTGGTCGACGTCGTCTACTCGCTGCGCGAGCTGGACCCCGACTCGGTGCCCGTCAACTTCCTCATCCCCTTCGAGGGCACGCCGCTCGCCAAGGAGTGGAACCTCACCCCGCAGCGCGCCCTGCGGATCCTCGCGATGGTCCGCTTCGTCTGCCCCGACGTCGAGGTCCGCCTCGCGGGCGGCCGCGAGGTGCACCTGCGCTCGATGCAGCCGCTGGCCCTGCACCTGGTCAACTCGATCTTCCTCGGTGACTACCTCACCAGCGAGGGCCAGGCCGGTCAGGCCGACCTCGACATGATCGCGGACGCCGGTTTCGAGGTGGAGGGCGCCGGTACGTCGACCCTGCCCGCGCACCGCTCCGACGTCGCGGCCGCCGCTCCGGCGGGCGGCATGTGCGGTTCGGCGGCGCCCGCCGAGGGTGCCTCGGGCGGCGGATGCGGTTCGGCGTGCGGCGGCTGCTCCGGGCACGGTGAGGCGCCGGCCGCCGAGCGGACCCCGGTCGCGGCGGCGGCTGCGACCCCGGGCGCGGCTGCGACGCCGGCTGCGGCCTCGGCTCCGGCTCAGGCCGAGGCCGGCGAGGTGCGCTCCGACCTGGTGGCCGTACGTCGCCGCGGCGCGGGAACGGACATCGCCCCGAATGCCTGA
- the bioD gene encoding dethiobiotin synthase, with product MSVIVVSGTGTEIGKTVVTSAIAAAAVAAGRTVAVLKPAQTGVGPEEPGDAAEVVRLAGASVTAVELARYPEPLAPDTAARRSGLATLAPAEIAEAASRLAAAHDLVLVEGAGGLLVRFDEAGHTLADAARLLSAPVLVVAAAGLGTLNTTALTTEALRARALSPLGVVVGSWPDAPDLASRCNLADLPEVSGTSLLGAVPQGAGSLSPTAFRTTAPTWLAPPLHGTWSADSFLKSWPA from the coding sequence ATGTCCGTGATCGTCGTGTCCGGTACGGGCACCGAGATCGGCAAGACCGTCGTCACCTCGGCGATCGCGGCCGCGGCCGTGGCCGCCGGGCGAACGGTTGCGGTGCTCAAGCCGGCGCAGACGGGCGTGGGGCCGGAGGAGCCCGGGGACGCCGCCGAGGTCGTACGCCTCGCCGGCGCGTCCGTGACCGCGGTCGAACTGGCCCGCTACCCCGAGCCGCTGGCCCCGGACACCGCCGCGCGGCGCTCCGGGCTGGCGACGCTCGCCCCGGCCGAGATCGCGGAGGCGGCCTCGCGGCTGGCCGCCGCGCACGACCTGGTGCTCGTGGAGGGCGCGGGCGGGCTGCTCGTCCGCTTCGACGAAGCGGGCCACACCCTGGCGGACGCGGCGCGGCTGCTGTCGGCCCCGGTGCTGGTGGTGGCCGCGGCCGGGCTGGGCACGCTGAACACCACCGCCCTGACGACGGAGGCCCTGCGGGCCCGTGCCCTGAGCCCGCTCGGAGTGGTCGTCGGCAGCTGGCCCGATGCGCCCGATCTGGCGTCCCGCTGCAACCTCGCCGACCTCCCCGAGGTGTCGGGAACGTCTCTCCTGGGCGCCGTCCCCCAGGGCGCCGGCTCCCTGTCCCCCACCGCCTTCCGCACCACCGCCCCCACCTGGCTCGCCCCGCCCCTGCACGGAACCTGGTCGGCGGATTCCTTCCTGAAGTCCTGGCCCGCCTGA
- a CDS encoding urease subunit beta — protein sequence MIPGEIAYGDGPVRLNEGRPVTHLTVLNAADRPVQVGSHYHFAEANPGLDFDRRAARGLRLNIAAGTAVRFEPGIPVAVELVPLAGLRTVPGLRGETGGPLDG from the coding sequence GTGATCCCCGGCGAGATCGCCTACGGGGACGGCCCGGTGCGCCTCAACGAGGGCCGCCCCGTCACCCACCTCACCGTTCTCAACGCCGCCGACCGGCCCGTGCAGGTCGGCTCCCACTACCACTTCGCCGAGGCCAACCCCGGCCTCGACTTCGACCGGCGGGCCGCCCGCGGCCTGCGCCTGAACATCGCCGCCGGGACCGCCGTCCGCTTCGAGCCGGGCATCCCGGTCGCCGTGGAACTCGTCCCGCTGGCGGGCCTGCGCACCGTACCGGGCCTGCGCGGCGAGACCGGAGGACCGCTCGATGGCTGA
- a CDS encoding ATP-binding protein produces the protein MADQQEASVTLPSDPVSVAAARRYVARVLGDWGLPEDTDTADAIRLIVSELTTNSVQHTFGQSPTFTVDLRLEREEWLRIGVTDSHPRRPRRLPAAVQQDNGRGMVIIRWLAAEAGGRLSVTPTEDGGKTVWIALPWPAGTPARSAQGR, from the coding sequence ATGGCAGATCAGCAGGAAGCATCCGTCACTCTGCCGAGCGACCCGGTCTCGGTCGCCGCCGCCCGCCGGTACGTCGCCCGGGTCCTGGGCGACTGGGGACTGCCCGAGGACACCGACACCGCCGACGCCATCCGCCTCATCGTCTCCGAACTCACCACCAACTCCGTCCAGCACACCTTCGGCCAGTCGCCCACCTTCACCGTCGACCTCCGCCTGGAACGCGAGGAGTGGCTGCGCATCGGCGTCACCGACAGCCACCCGCGCCGACCCCGTCGCCTCCCCGCCGCCGTCCAGCAGGACAACGGCCGCGGCATGGTCATCATCCGCTGGCTGGCGGCCGAGGCCGGCGGCCGGCTCTCCGTCACCCCGACGGAGGACGGCGGCAAGACCGTGTGGATCGCCCTGCCCTGGCCCGCCGGCACCCCCGCGCGCAGCGCCCAGGGCCGCTGA
- a CDS encoding 8-amino-7-oxononanoate synthase, protein MTQHTPEPEDVFAWIDGAERAREQAGLVRALRPRPADSPLLDLASNDYLGLTRHPRTVRGAQEAAARWGAGATGSRLVTGTTELHAELERELAAFAGFEAALVLSSGYAANLAAVTALSDRGTLVVSDAGNHASIVDGCRLSRAEVAITPHSDPEPARKTLAAHEGRALLVTDSVFSVDGDAAPLAAYAEACRAEGAALVVDDAHGLGVLGEGGRGALYAAGLAGAPGVVATVTLSKSLGSQGGAVLGPAKVIRHLINTARTFIFDTGLAPAAAGAALASLRLLREEPQRAERVREVAGELYGRLTASGLTAARPDAAVVSVRAPSASAALRWAADCREAGLSVGCFRPPSVPDGISRLRLTARADLTGDEIVRAVETVLRTAPAGATEL, encoded by the coding sequence ATGACCCAGCACACACCGGAACCCGAGGACGTCTTCGCCTGGATCGACGGCGCGGAGCGGGCGCGTGAACAGGCAGGACTGGTACGCGCCCTGCGCCCGCGCCCCGCCGACTCGCCGCTCCTCGACCTGGCGAGCAACGACTACCTGGGCCTGACGCGGCATCCTCGGACGGTACGCGGAGCTCAGGAGGCGGCCGCCCGCTGGGGAGCCGGTGCCACTGGATCCCGCCTGGTCACGGGGACGACCGAGCTTCATGCCGAGCTTGAGCGGGAGCTCGCCGCCTTCGCCGGGTTCGAGGCGGCGTTGGTGCTGTCCTCGGGTTACGCGGCCAATCTCGCCGCCGTCACCGCGCTCAGCGACCGGGGCACGCTGGTGGTCTCCGACGCCGGGAACCACGCCTCCATCGTGGACGGCTGCCGCCTGTCCCGCGCGGAGGTCGCGATCACCCCGCACAGCGATCCGGAACCGGCGCGCAAGACCCTCGCCGCCCACGAGGGCCGGGCCCTGCTCGTCACCGACTCGGTGTTCTCCGTCGACGGGGACGCCGCCCCGCTCGCCGCCTACGCCGAGGCCTGCCGCGCCGAGGGCGCCGCCCTGGTCGTGGACGACGCGCACGGGCTCGGGGTGTTGGGGGAGGGCGGCCGGGGCGCGCTGTACGCGGCCGGGCTCGCGGGAGCCCCGGGGGTGGTCGCGACGGTGACCCTCTCCAAGTCGCTCGGCAGCCAGGGCGGCGCCGTGCTCGGACCGGCGAAGGTGATCCGGCACCTGATCAACACGGCCCGGACCTTCATCTTCGACACCGGCCTGGCCCCCGCCGCCGCGGGGGCGGCGCTGGCGAGCCTGCGCCTGCTCCGGGAGGAGCCGCAGCGCGCCGAGCGGGTCCGGGAGGTGGCCGGCGAACTGTACGGGCGACTCACCGCGTCCGGCCTGACCGCGGCCAGGCCGGACGCGGCCGTGGTGTCGGTGCGGGCCCCGTCGGCCTCGGCGGCACTGCGCTGGGCCGCCGACTGCCGCGAGGCAGGACTGTCCGTGGGGTGCTTCCGTCCGCCGTCGGTGCCGGACGGCATCTCCCGGCTGCGGCTGACCGCTCGGGCCGATCTCACGGGGGACGAGATCGTCCGGGCGGTCGAGACGGTCCTGCGGACCGCGCCGGCCGGCGCCACGGAGCTCTAG